A genomic window from Desulfovibrio sp. X2 includes:
- a CDS encoding ABC transporter ATP-binding protein, whose amino-acid sequence MGHLRLNDVCVRFGGLQALANVSFDLRPGEILALIGPNGAGKTTVFNVITGVYKISSGAVTYGESSISGLRPHHILAAGIARTFQNIRLFTAMTALENVMVAQHCRSRCGVFSAVLRSRSQREEEAQIRAKAREALDFVGMGHLADDVARNMSYGMQRRLEIARALGSEPRTILLDEPAAGLNPAESKELMDLILRIADTGINVLMVEHDMKVVMGISHRVAVLDHGVLISHGRPDEVQRDPKVIEAYLGQ is encoded by the coding sequence ATGGGACATTTGCGGCTGAACGACGTCTGCGTCAGGTTCGGCGGGCTGCAGGCGCTCGCGAACGTTTCCTTCGACCTCAGGCCCGGGGAGATTCTCGCCCTCATCGGCCCGAACGGCGCGGGAAAGACCACTGTCTTCAACGTCATCACCGGGGTCTACAAGATATCCTCCGGCGCGGTGACCTACGGCGAGTCGAGCATCTCCGGGCTTCGGCCGCACCACATCCTGGCCGCGGGCATCGCCCGCACGTTCCAGAACATCCGTCTGTTCACGGCCATGACCGCGCTCGAGAACGTCATGGTCGCCCAGCACTGCCGCTCCCGCTGCGGCGTCTTCTCCGCCGTGCTGCGCTCACGCTCGCAGCGCGAGGAGGAGGCGCAGATCCGCGCCAAGGCCCGCGAGGCCCTGGACTTCGTGGGCATGGGCCATCTCGCCGACGACGTCGCGCGCAACATGTCCTACGGCATGCAGCGCCGCCTGGAGATCGCCCGGGCCCTGGGCAGCGAGCCGCGCACCATTCTCCTGGACGAACCCGCCGCGGGGCTGAACCCCGCGGAGAGCAAAGAGCTCATGGATCTGATCCTGCGCATCGCAGACACCGGCATCAACGTCCTCATGGTCGAGCACGACATGAAGGTGGTCATGGGCATCAGCCACCGCGTGGCCGTGCTGGACCACGGCGTGCTCATCAGCCACGGACGGCCGGACGAGGTGCAGCGCGACCCCAAGGTGATCGAGGCCTATCTCGGCCAATAA
- a CDS encoding branched-chain amino acid ABC transporter permease yields the protein MDFFLQQCLNGLTLGGLYALIALGYTMVYGIIQLINFAHGEFFAAGGYVGVILLSLMAAHGMTASHPWLCMVLALILTMGYCALLAMAVEKVAYKPLRNSSRLSVLLSALGMSIFLQNGMMLTQGVYDKAYPTQMVEGHVMLGGIRVSLMQGIILGVTAVLLFGLNALVFRTNVGKAMRATAQDKVMAALVGINSNRIISLTFAIGAGLAAAAGIMVGFNYGSVRYDMGFVPGIKAFAAAVLGGIGNITGAMVGGLIIGMVEVMAAAYINGGTEYKDVFAFIILIAVLYFMPTGIMGENVDDTRV from the coding sequence ATGGACTTCTTTCTGCAGCAATGCCTGAACGGCCTGACCCTGGGTGGCCTGTACGCGCTCATCGCGCTCGGCTACACCATGGTCTACGGCATCATCCAGCTCATCAACTTCGCGCACGGCGAGTTCTTCGCCGCGGGCGGATACGTGGGCGTCATCCTCCTCTCGCTCATGGCCGCGCACGGCATGACCGCGAGCCATCCCTGGCTGTGCATGGTCCTGGCGCTGATCCTGACCATGGGCTACTGCGCGCTCCTGGCCATGGCCGTGGAGAAGGTGGCCTACAAGCCGCTCAGGAACTCCTCGCGCCTGTCCGTGCTGCTCTCCGCGCTCGGCATGTCCATCTTTCTGCAGAACGGCATGATGCTCACCCAGGGCGTGTACGACAAGGCCTACCCCACGCAGATGGTGGAGGGCCACGTGATGCTCGGCGGCATCCGCGTCTCGCTCATGCAGGGCATCATCCTCGGCGTCACGGCCGTGCTCCTCTTCGGGCTGAACGCCCTGGTCTTCCGCACCAACGTGGGCAAGGCCATGCGCGCCACGGCGCAGGACAAGGTCATGGCCGCACTCGTGGGCATCAACTCCAACCGCATCATCTCGCTGACGTTCGCCATCGGCGCGGGGCTGGCCGCGGCCGCGGGCATCATGGTCGGCTTCAACTACGGCTCCGTGCGCTACGACATGGGCTTCGTGCCCGGCATCAAGGCCTTCGCCGCCGCCGTGCTCGGGGGCATCGGCAACATCACGGGCGCCATGGTCGGCGGCCTGATCATCGGCATGGTCGAGGTCATGGCCGCTGCCTACATAAACGGCGGCACGGAGTACAAGGACGTCTTCGCCTTCATCATCCTGATCGCGGTGCTCTACTTCATGCCCACCGGCATCATGGGGGAGAATGTCGATGACACGCGCGTCTAG
- a CDS encoding branched-chain amino acid ABC transporter substrate-binding protein, with protein MNRNMWRVLVLALALSLACGATAWAAKLKIGSMSPLTGPYAADGNDIANGVRAAIAAIQKDGGIPGYDGIELLAEDTACDPKQAVAAANKLLSEEVVGVVGAYCSSATIPASDVLAEENIPMLTPASTNEKVTERGLKYMFRICGRDDDQSVAAVEFMTNYLKAKTLYVVDDKTTYSQGLADNVEKLAAKKGIKVIAHDHVNQGDKDFSAVLTKVKDAHPDVLYMSLQNSSSGALMLIQARRAGIKAAIIGQDAVYHPQLIEIAKDAAEGAYLTFGYIDPQTPAYKKFLEAYKPYGEPGAYSGYAYDAAYTLLSAIKEAKSTDPAKIRAAIMKMDYQGASKVIKFKENGDSGSNYIIREVKGGKFINFWNPATGKTY; from the coding sequence ATGAACAGGAACATGTGGCGTGTGCTCGTGCTGGCGCTTGCGCTCAGCCTCGCCTGCGGCGCTACCGCCTGGGCGGCCAAGCTCAAGATCGGCAGCATGTCCCCCCTGACCGGCCCCTACGCCGCCGACGGCAACGACATCGCCAACGGCGTGCGCGCGGCCATCGCGGCCATCCAGAAGGACGGCGGCATCCCGGGTTACGACGGCATCGAGCTCCTGGCCGAGGACACCGCCTGCGATCCGAAGCAGGCCGTGGCCGCCGCCAACAAGCTCTTGTCCGAAGAGGTCGTCGGCGTCGTCGGCGCCTACTGCTCCAGCGCCACGATCCCGGCCTCCGATGTCCTGGCCGAGGAGAACATCCCCATGCTGACGCCGGCCTCGACCAACGAGAAGGTCACCGAGCGCGGCCTCAAGTACATGTTCCGCATCTGCGGCCGTGACGACGACCAGAGCGTCGCCGCCGTGGAGTTCATGACCAACTACCTGAAGGCCAAGACCCTCTACGTGGTCGACGACAAGACGACCTACTCCCAGGGGCTGGCCGACAACGTCGAGAAGCTGGCCGCCAAGAAGGGGATCAAGGTCATCGCCCACGACCACGTCAACCAGGGCGACAAGGACTTCTCCGCGGTGCTCACCAAGGTCAAGGACGCCCATCCCGACGTCCTGTACATGAGCCTGCAGAACTCCTCCTCCGGCGCGCTGATGCTCATCCAGGCCCGCCGCGCGGGCATCAAGGCCGCGATCATCGGCCAGGACGCCGTGTACCATCCGCAGCTCATCGAGATCGCCAAGGACGCCGCCGAGGGCGCGTACCTGACGTTCGGCTACATCGATCCGCAGACCCCGGCCTACAAGAAGTTCCTGGAGGCCTACAAGCCCTACGGCGAGCCCGGCGCCTACTCCGGCTACGCCTATGACGCCGCCTACACACTGCTCTCCGCCATCAAGGAGGCCAAGTCCACCGATCCGGCCAAGATCAGGGCCGCGATCATGAAGATGGACTACCAGGGCGCCTCCAAGGTGATCAAGTTCAAGGAGAACGGCGACTCCGGCTCCAACTACATCATCCGCGAGGTCAAGGGCGGGAAGTTCATCAACTTCTGGAACCCTGCCACCGGCAAGACCTACTAG